One genomic segment of Bacteroides caccae includes these proteins:
- a CDS encoding tetratricopeptide repeat protein, producing MKKEITRLICATICCAPIIGFAQTGDKFTSADNLYKEGKELFQEKNYAAALPALKAFVKQKPTASLLQDAEYMLVSSAYELNDKNRIELLRKYLDHYPDTPYANRIYSLLASCYFYEGKYDEAMALFNSTDLDLLNNEERDDRTYQLATCYLKTNDLREAAIWFETLRANSPKYATDCDYYISYIRYTQKRYNEALKGFLPLQDNAKYKALVPYYIAEIYVQLKNYDKAQIVAQNYLSAYPNNEHAAEMYRILGDAYYHFGQYPQAVEAFSNYLDREHAVPRRDALYMLGLSYYQTKVYSKAAETLGKVTTENDALTQNAYLHMGLSYLQLAEKNKARMAFEQAAASNANMQIKEQAAYNYALCLHETSFSAFGESVTAFEKFLNEFPTSPYAEKVSSYLVEVYMNTRSYDAALKSIDRIAKPSAQILEAKQKILFQLGTQSFANADFEQALKYLNQSIAIGQYNRQTKADAYYWCGESYYRLNRMVEAARDFNAYLQLTTQPNNEMYALANYNLGYIAFHRKDYTQASNYFQKYIQLEKGENTTALADAYNRIGDCHLHVRNFEEAKHYYSQAEQMNTPSGDYSFYQLALVSGLQKDYTGKITLLNRLVGKYPASPYAVNAIYEKGRSYVLMDNNNQAITSFKELLNKYPESPVSRKAAAEIGLLFYQKGDYNQAIEAYKQVIEKYPGSEEARLAMRDLKSIYVDLNRIDEFAALANAMPGHIRFDANEQDSLTYTAAEKIYMKGRMEEAKTSLNKYLQTFPEGAFSLNAHYYLCLIGSEQKNYDMILLHSGKLLEYPNNPFAEEALILRAEVQFNQQNTAEALASYKMLKEKATNVERRQLAETGILRCAFLLRDDVETIHAATDLLVEPKLSPELRNEALYYRAKAYTNQKAGKKAMDDYRELAKDTRNSYGAEAKYQVAQGLYDAKEYAAAEKELLNYIEQSTPHAYWLARSFVLLSDVYHATGKDLDARQYLLSLQQNYQGNDDIESMIESRLQKLKTEN from the coding sequence ATGAAAAAAGAAATTACTAGACTCATTTGTGCGACTATCTGTTGCGCACCAATTATAGGATTTGCCCAGACAGGTGATAAATTCACTTCGGCTGACAACCTTTATAAAGAAGGGAAAGAACTTTTCCAGGAAAAAAATTATGCCGCTGCCCTGCCGGCACTAAAGGCATTTGTAAAGCAAAAGCCAACAGCCAGCCTACTCCAAGATGCGGAGTATATGTTGGTCAGTTCAGCTTACGAGTTGAACGACAAGAACCGTATCGAATTGCTCCGCAAGTATCTCGACCATTATCCCGATACTCCTTATGCCAATCGTATCTACTCGTTACTGGCTTCCTGCTACTTCTACGAAGGAAAATACGATGAGGCTATGGCACTCTTCAACTCTACCGACCTCGATTTGCTAAACAATGAGGAACGGGACGACCGCACTTATCAACTGGCTACCTGTTATCTGAAAACAAACGATTTGCGGGAAGCTGCTATCTGGTTCGAAACCTTACGTGCCAACAGTCCCAAGTATGCAACAGACTGTGATTACTATATTTCTTATATCCGTTACACACAGAAACGCTATAACGAAGCATTGAAAGGTTTCCTGCCGCTACAAGACAATGCTAAATACAAGGCACTCGTCCCTTATTATATCGCCGAGATTTATGTACAGCTCAAGAATTATGATAAGGCACAAATCGTAGCACAGAATTACCTGTCGGCTTACCCGAATAACGAGCACGCCGCCGAAATGTACCGCATCCTAGGAGATGCCTACTACCACTTCGGGCAATATCCCCAAGCCGTAGAAGCATTCAGCAATTATCTGGACAGAGAGCACGCCGTCCCGCGCCGTGATGCCCTTTATATGCTGGGACTTTCTTACTATCAAACAAAAGTTTATTCCAAAGCAGCAGAGACGTTAGGCAAAGTAACCACAGAAAACGATGCCCTTACACAGAACGCTTATCTGCACATGGGACTTTCCTACCTGCAATTGGCAGAAAAGAACAAAGCACGTATGGCTTTCGAACAGGCTGCTGCATCCAATGCCAATATGCAAATCAAAGAACAGGCAGCTTATAACTATGCGCTTTGCCTGCACGAAACTTCTTTTTCTGCCTTCGGCGAGTCTGTCACTGCTTTCGAGAAGTTCCTGAATGAATTTCCGACCTCTCCATACGCCGAAAAAGTAAGCAGTTACCTGGTAGAAGTTTATATGAATACCCGCAGCTACGATGCCGCATTAAAATCTATCGACCGGATTGCCAAACCGAGTGCCCAGATACTGGAAGCCAAACAAAAGATATTATTCCAGTTAGGTACACAATCTTTTGCCAACGCCGACTTCGAACAGGCTCTTAAATACCTGAACCAGTCTATCGCTATCGGACAATACAACCGCCAGACCAAAGCAGACGCTTACTACTGGTGTGGAGAGTCATATTATCGTCTCAACCGAATGGTAGAGGCAGCCCGCGATTTCAACGCCTACCTGCAACTGACCACCCAGCCCAATAACGAAATGTACGCGTTGGCTAATTACAACTTGGGCTATATCGCTTTCCATCGGAAAGACTATACACAGGCAAGCAACTATTTCCAAAAATATATCCAATTGGAAAAAGGAGAAAACACAACGGCGCTTGCCGACGCTTACAACCGTATTGGTGACTGCCACCTCCATGTACGTAACTTTGAAGAAGCCAAACATTACTATTCGCAAGCCGAGCAAATGAATACTCCTTCAGGAGATTATTCTTTCTATCAACTCGCTCTCGTATCCGGCTTACAGAAGGACTACACCGGTAAAATCACTTTATTGAACCGTCTGGTCGGCAAATATCCCGCTTCACCTTATGCTGTAAACGCCATTTATGAGAAAGGGCGTTCCTATGTGCTAATGGATAACAACAATCAGGCTATCACCTCCTTCAAGGAACTGCTGAACAAATATCCCGAAAGCCCGGTCAGCCGGAAAGCTGCCGCAGAAATCGGTTTGCTGTTTTATCAGAAAGGAGATTATAACCAAGCGATCGAAGCATATAAGCAAGTTATCGAGAAATATCCGGGCAGCGAAGAAGCACGCCTCGCCATGCGTGACTTGAAGTCTATTTATGTAGACTTGAACCGTATTGATGAGTTTGCCGCTTTAGCGAATGCCATGCCGGGACATATCCGTTTCGACGCCAACGAACAGGATTCGCTTACGTATACCGCTGCCGAAAAGATTTATATGAAAGGCAGAATGGAAGAAGCCAAAACAAGCCTCAACAAATACCTGCAGACTTTCCCCGAAGGAGCTTTCAGTCTGAATGCACATTACTATCTCTGTCTGATCGGCAGTGAACAGAAGAATTATGATATGATTCTCCTCCACTCCGGCAAGTTATTGGAATATCCGAATAATCCATTTGCGGAAGAAGCACTTATCCTGCGGGCGGAAGTACAGTTTAACCAACAAAATACGGCAGAGGCACTGGCAAGTTACAAAATGCTGAAAGAGAAAGCAACCAATGTAGAAAGACGCCAGCTTGCCGAAACAGGTATCCTGCGTTGTGCCTTCCTGTTGAGAGACGATGTGGAAACAATCCATGCCGCTACCGATTTACTGGTAGAGCCCAAGCTTAGTCCGGAACTAAGAAACGAAGCGCTCTATTACCGTGCCAAAGCTTATACTAACCAAAAAGCTGGCAAGAAAGCAATGGACGATTATCGCGAATTGGCTAAGGACACACGTAACTCTTACGGTGCCGAAGCGAAATATCAGGTTGCCCAAGGGCTTTACGATGCCAAAGAATATGCTGCTGCGGAAAAAGAACTTCTCAACTACATCGAACAGAGTACCCCTCACGCTTACTGGCTGGCACGCAGCTTTGTCCTTCTATCCGATGTTTATCATGCGACAGGCAAAGATCTGGACGCACGCCAATACCTATTGAGCCTGCAACAGAACTATCAAGGTAACGACGATATTGAGAGTATGATTGAAAGCAGACTTCAGAAACTGAAAACTGAAAATTGA
- a CDS encoding TonB-dependent receptor produces MKRAFYIIGGLTLAISIPSALQAQTTQPKDTTMNRTVVVEQEYNPDIMDASKVNVLPKVEEPTVSKKNVEYATTFFPATSVPAGLMRPYTGKETQPGSTPGYVRAGYGNYGNLDVLANYLFRLSDKDKLNVRFQMDGMDGKLTIPFTDSEKWNAFYYRTRANVDYTHQFNKLDLNIAGNFGLSNFNFKPGSANSKQKFTSGDFHAGIHFIDETAPLRFNAETNLLMYERQHNMLNEHTDNTSLKETIIRTKGDVTGAINDQQSVTIALAMNNFLYSGYTKNISTGDEYFKNYTTLLLNPYYELDNDDWKLHVGANVDLSFGFDKTFRVSPDITAQYIFSDSYVVYAKATGGKLLNDFRRLESICPYGELPDAHLSSTWGYVQRPYDTYEQINGTLGFKASPYPGVWFNIYGGYQNLKNDLSYSAFGRASVTHFESYLNFSQDNTDNLYVGGEVSYDYKEIVSLSAKYTYRKWDSKTEEYLLAVKPASEMSFNVRIHPISALNINLSYDYINREEVEGYAKMAAINDLHIGASYNVFKGVSVYAQVHNLLNKKYQYYLGYPAEGFNFLGGLSFRF; encoded by the coding sequence ATGAAACGAGCTTTTTATATAATAGGAGGACTTACACTGGCAATCTCAATACCGTCAGCTCTTCAAGCCCAGACTACCCAACCCAAAGATACGACCATGAACCGTACTGTCGTTGTGGAACAAGAATATAATCCGGATATTATGGACGCCTCGAAAGTGAACGTCCTGCCCAAAGTGGAAGAACCGACAGTCAGCAAGAAAAATGTGGAATACGCCACGACATTCTTTCCGGCGACCTCCGTTCCAGCAGGTCTGATGCGCCCCTATACCGGAAAAGAAACACAACCCGGCAGCACTCCCGGATATGTGCGTGCCGGTTATGGCAATTACGGCAATCTCGATGTACTCGCCAATTATTTATTCCGCTTGTCTGATAAAGACAAACTGAATGTACGCTTCCAAATGGATGGGATGGACGGTAAACTGACCATTCCTTTCACCGACAGCGAGAAATGGAATGCATTCTATTACCGTACACGTGCCAACGTAGATTATACACACCAGTTTAACAAGCTGGATTTGAATATTGCCGGTAACTTCGGACTGAGTAATTTTAACTTCAAACCGGGAAGTGCGAACAGCAAGCAAAAGTTTACATCCGGAGATTTTCATGCCGGCATTCATTTCATCGATGAAACCGCTCCCCTGCGTTTCAATGCCGAGACGAATCTGTTGATGTACGAACGTCAGCACAATATGCTCAATGAACATACAGACAATACATCGCTTAAAGAAACAATCATACGTACCAAAGGAGATGTCACAGGAGCGATCAACGACCAGCAATCGGTTACTATTGCATTAGCTATGAACAATTTCTTGTACAGCGGATATACAAAGAATATCTCCACTGGAGATGAATACTTCAAGAATTATACAACCCTCCTTCTGAATCCTTATTACGAACTGGATAATGATGACTGGAAATTACACGTCGGCGCCAATGTGGACTTATCTTTCGGATTCGACAAAACATTCCGCGTATCACCGGACATCACTGCACAATACATATTCTCTGACAGCTATGTAGTTTATGCCAAAGCAACAGGAGGGAAACTTCTCAATGATTTCCGCAGATTGGAGAGTATTTGTCCTTATGGCGAACTACCGGACGCCCATCTTTCTTCCACCTGGGGATATGTGCAACGTCCTTACGATACATACGAACAAATTAATGGTACGCTCGGATTCAAGGCCAGTCCTTATCCGGGAGTATGGTTCAATATATACGGAGGCTACCAGAACTTGAAAAATGACTTATCTTATTCAGCTTTCGGAAGAGCGAGTGTTACCCATTTCGAATCTTATCTGAATTTCTCGCAAGATAATACAGACAATCTTTATGTCGGAGGTGAAGTTAGTTACGACTATAAAGAAATCGTGTCTTTATCTGCCAAGTACACTTATCGTAAATGGGACAGCAAAACAGAAGAATATCTGTTGGCTGTAAAACCTGCCAGCGAAATGTCTTTCAACGTTCGTATTCATCCGATTTCCGCCTTGAATATCAATCTCAGCTATGACTACATCAACAGGGAAGAAGTGGAAGGATACGCAAAAATGGCTGCTATCAATGATTTGCACATTGGGGCAAGCTATAATGTGTTCAAAGGAGTATCGGTCTATGCGCAAGTACACAATCTGCTGAACAAGAAGTATCAATACTATTTAGGTTATCCTGCCGAAGGATTCAATTTCCTAGGGGGCCTGAGTTTCCGGTTCTAA
- a CDS encoding HU family DNA-binding protein: MSVNYDLYETPNPDKEGEVLPLHARVVLKGSYTAEEIADQVVAFQRMPHAQVVGIIEAISKELRHLLLKGFSVELGDIGYFTLSLSVDKEVTKPKDLRSPSVSLKDINLRINRQFKKDIESELVLQRYHSPFRVKNPCINRQDYASLVGKTKTQALKDINTFIGQGILRKYGTGRSVVYIKAE; the protein is encoded by the coding sequence ATGAGTGTTAATTATGACCTTTACGAAACACCTAATCCTGACAAGGAAGGGGAAGTGTTGCCTTTACATGCACGTGTGGTATTGAAGGGTAGTTATACTGCCGAAGAAATTGCAGATCAAGTTGTAGCATTTCAGCGTATGCCTCATGCGCAAGTGGTGGGTATCATAGAAGCTATCTCGAAAGAATTACGGCATTTGCTTTTGAAAGGATTTTCCGTTGAATTGGGTGATATTGGCTATTTTACTCTTTCTTTGAGTGTGGACAAAGAAGTGACTAAGCCAAAAGACTTACGTTCACCATCAGTATCTCTTAAAGACATTAATTTGAGAATAAACCGTCAGTTTAAGAAGGATATTGAGAGTGAATTGGTATTGCAACGTTATCATTCTCCCTTTCGTGTGAAGAATCCGTGTATTAACCGACAGGATTATGCTTCACTTGTCGGAAAGACAAAAACACAGGCATTGAAAGATATAAATACTTTTATTGGGCAAGGCATTTTGAGAAAGTATGGGACAGGACGTTCGGTAGTATATATAAAGGCTGAATAA
- a CDS encoding SusC/RagA family TonB-linked outer membrane protein, translating to MRNARNLRFRFLIMFLLFIPMMYALPPEGITIKGKVTDETLKEGVPGANVTVKGTSIGAITDFDGNFTIVVPNRKSVLSISFIGYVTQEIVVGDRKFITVTLKEDSQNLGEVEVVAIAYGNQDRRMLTSAVSSIDNKELIKSPATSITNILAGALPGVSSVQTTGQPGKDAAAIYVRGVGSLNDSQSKPLILVDGVERAFSQIDPNEVETISVLKDASSTAVFGVRGANGVILITTRRGKSGKTQISASTKLGLQQPISLVEQTGSYEFARFWNMKQEMDHVTNPKLYFTPEQIEAYRTGSDPIMYPNMDWKKYIFHNLYLQSQNNVNISGGNDNVQYFVSVGYTYQNGLLKELPGQLYDNNYRYNRYNYRANIDANLTKTTTMKLGVGGVLGKIQEPRDVQSGTGNDPNAWVIAQIWSHPFAGPGFINGVRTLVPDDLVPLGEVMRDGMFVFYGKGYNQTYDTTLNMDLDITQKLDFVTPGLSVSVKGAYDNQFKLYKERAGGAIESQTVYYQSYFDSNGNMPQTDPDYDKTHIFVPSGSDTPLTYSESSGRAQNWYLEGRINYDRMFGDHKVSGLILYNQSRNYYPDSYTYLPRNYVGLVGRATYAYQSKYLLDVNVGYNGSENFAPGSTRFGIFPSFSAGWIATAEKFMENQKVVDYLKLRASWGRVGNDKGVNSRFMYMPAVWGGSGSYSFGINNPISQSAAAISSMGNPEVTWETAEKQNYGIDLKFFNSRLSATFDYFIEHRTGILISPESTPNIIATSLPNLNIGKVNNHGYEISLGWRDRIGKNFGYYVDANVSFARNKILYMDEVPKQFSYMNHTGGSTGRYSRLYNFVRLYQYSDFTTGAGGELVLNPELPQPSVKVYPGDAMYADLNGDHVVDGNDKCVTGFATRPEYVFGMNMGFNWKGFDLSMQWVGSKNVNRMYEIEYRIPYTNAGKRGLLTYFYDGCWTEENQLGAVYPRASETSESWNSEPSTLWLADASYLRLKSLSLSYTLTGKKFLKKLGLTSLGFNFSGYNLLTFSPLKYLDPESNPDNYGEYPLIKVYSFGLNLNF from the coding sequence ATGAGAAACGCGCGTAATTTAAGATTCCGTTTTCTTATTATGTTTCTTTTGTTCATACCAATGATGTATGCCTTACCCCCTGAAGGTATTACTATCAAAGGTAAAGTAACGGATGAAACACTCAAAGAAGGTGTTCCCGGTGCTAATGTAACTGTAAAAGGTACAAGCATAGGAGCTATTACAGATTTCGACGGCAACTTTACAATCGTCGTTCCAAACAGAAAGTCGGTGTTGAGTATCTCCTTTATCGGGTATGTAACCCAAGAAATAGTAGTGGGAGACAGGAAATTTATCACAGTCACCTTGAAAGAAGACTCGCAGAACCTTGGTGAAGTAGAAGTGGTAGCTATCGCCTACGGTAATCAGGACAGGAGAATGCTTACGAGTGCCGTCTCCTCTATTGACAACAAGGAGTTGATAAAATCACCGGCAACAAGTATCACGAACATCCTTGCCGGTGCATTGCCGGGGGTATCTTCAGTACAGACTACCGGACAACCGGGTAAGGATGCCGCCGCCATTTACGTACGTGGTGTCGGTTCATTGAATGATTCACAGTCCAAGCCCTTAATTCTGGTAGATGGTGTCGAACGTGCCTTTTCACAGATTGACCCGAATGAGGTAGAAACTATCTCCGTGTTGAAAGATGCCTCTTCTACCGCAGTGTTCGGAGTAAGAGGCGCGAATGGTGTCATACTGATTACTACCCGTAGAGGTAAATCGGGAAAGACACAAATATCCGCCAGTACCAAGCTAGGATTGCAGCAACCCATTTCACTGGTAGAGCAGACAGGCAGTTACGAATTTGCACGGTTCTGGAACATGAAGCAGGAAATGGATCATGTCACCAATCCCAAACTTTACTTTACTCCGGAACAGATAGAGGCTTATCGTACAGGCTCCGACCCTATCATGTACCCTAACATGGATTGGAAGAAGTATATCTTCCATAATCTCTACCTCCAAAGCCAGAACAACGTCAACATTTCCGGTGGTAACGACAATGTACAGTATTTCGTATCGGTAGGTTATACGTATCAGAACGGACTACTGAAAGAACTTCCCGGACAGTTGTATGACAACAACTACCGCTACAACCGCTATAACTATCGTGCCAATATCGACGCGAACCTGACCAAGACCACTACCATGAAATTGGGTGTAGGCGGTGTGCTAGGCAAGATACAAGAACCACGCGACGTTCAGTCGGGTACAGGTAACGACCCGAATGCTTGGGTGATAGCGCAAATATGGTCACATCCTTTTGCCGGACCGGGGTTTATCAATGGAGTACGTACATTGGTTCCCGATGACCTGGTACCCTTAGGAGAAGTAATGCGCGATGGTATGTTCGTATTCTACGGAAAAGGATACAACCAAACGTATGACACGACGTTGAATATGGACTTGGACATCACACAGAAATTAGATTTCGTCACTCCGGGACTGAGCGTTTCCGTCAAAGGAGCCTACGACAATCAATTCAAGTTATATAAGGAACGTGCCGGAGGAGCCATAGAATCACAAACAGTATACTACCAATCATATTTCGACTCGAACGGGAATATGCCCCAGACCGATCCCGATTACGACAAGACACATATTTTCGTACCTTCCGGCAGCGATACTCCGCTGACCTATTCGGAAAGTAGCGGACGAGCACAAAACTGGTACCTCGAGGGACGTATCAACTATGATCGTATGTTCGGCGATCATAAAGTGTCCGGACTCATCCTGTACAACCAATCACGCAATTACTATCCGGACAGCTACACTTATCTGCCGCGCAACTATGTAGGACTGGTGGGACGTGCCACGTATGCCTATCAAAGCAAATACCTGCTCGATGTAAACGTAGGGTATAACGGCTCGGAAAACTTTGCTCCGGGTAGCACACGTTTCGGTATCTTCCCTTCTTTCTCAGCTGGCTGGATAGCCACTGCCGAGAAATTTATGGAAAACCAGAAAGTAGTGGATTACTTAAAGCTCAGAGCTTCCTGGGGACGTGTAGGTAACGACAAAGGCGTAAATTCCCGCTTTATGTACATGCCTGCCGTATGGGGTGGCTCAGGAAGTTACAGTTTCGGTATTAATAATCCCATATCCCAATCGGCAGCCGCCATCTCAAGTATGGGTAATCCGGAAGTGACTTGGGAAACTGCGGAGAAACAGAACTACGGTATCGATCTTAAGTTCTTCAACAGCCGCCTGTCTGCAACTTTCGACTATTTTATCGAACACCGCACGGGGATTCTTATTTCTCCAGAATCTACTCCGAACATTATCGCAACCTCTCTGCCTAACCTCAATATAGGTAAGGTAAACAATCACGGTTACGAAATCTCTTTGGGCTGGCGCGACAGGATAGGTAAGAATTTCGGTTATTACGTAGATGCCAACGTCTCCTTTGCCCGCAACAAGATCCTTTATATGGACGAAGTACCCAAGCAGTTCTCTTATATGAACCATACCGGCGGTTCTACGGGACGTTACAGCAGATTGTACAACTTTGTCCGTCTTTATCAGTACAGCGACTTTACTACCGGTGCCGGTGGCGAGTTAGTTTTAAATCCGGAACTTCCGCAACCCTCCGTGAAGGTATATCCGGGCGATGCTATGTACGCTGACCTCAACGGTGATCATGTCGTAGACGGTAATGACAAATGTGTGACCGGCTTTGCCACCCGCCCGGAATATGTATTCGGCATGAACATGGGTTTCAACTGGAAAGGCTTTGACCTCTCCATGCAGTGGGTAGGCTCCAAGAACGTCAACAGAATGTACGAAATCGAATACCGTATCCCGTATACCAATGCAGGAAAGCGCGGTCTGCTAACCTACTTTTATGATGGTTGTTGGACAGAGGAGAACCAATTGGGTGCTGTCTATCCGCGTGCATCGGAAACTTCGGAAAGCTGGAATTCCGAGCCCTCTACTCTTTGGCTGGCAGATGCTTCTTATCTCCGCCTGAAAAGTCTGAGCCTCAGCTACACGCTCACCGGAAAAAAATTCTTGAAGAAACTGGGACTTACTTCACTCGGATTCAATTTCAGCGGTTATAACCTGCTGACTTTCTCACCGCTTAAATACCTTGACCCGGAAAGTAACCCTGACAACTATGGAGAGTATCCGCTGATTAAGGTGTACAGCTTTGGTTTAAATCTTAACTTCTAA
- a CDS encoding RagB/SusD family nutrient uptake outer membrane protein encodes MNSILKGFMALGCLLMASSCSEISFGDKFLGNQPESSGATTKEMFSSRINAEKVLTKAYTGLPYGLPTTSDWKLGVNILESLTDLCYSFRDNINDGPLKLYYNGALSPTNVPRSAAYRYGSKADWTAIRYAWCYIENVKDVPDMSESEKSQRIAEAKTVIALCYFEMLRYVGGVTWIDHYVDVNEEMNFPRITFAQTVEKIVALLDEVINSNLKWKQDDADDGRMTKAGAMALKFKVLQWAASPTFNSDKKWHPQADEYTCYGNYSAQRWEAAKAAGEAFFAEVQRQGGYSLIQPEEDTHRARRLAYRRAYYNRGGTEILISTRHGYDVNTIWEYIDSRPWGYLPTLNYVDMFSWADGTDFPKDFNWQSPSRQPFFTVGDMEPTRDPRLYENVACPGDTYCNGTVAPVHLNHPNYKAGSGFMTMKFILQENSDREGPIQWPHTRLPEIMLGYAEVLNEVNKRPNDEAYKLVNDVRKRVGLSELPKNMNYDEFLEAVLRERALELGFEEVRWFDLVRRGRENDFRKQLYGLRSRGNDQHNPTAFTFEKVELSDRYWVDSWDTKWYLAPIPQDEINKRYGMTQNPGW; translated from the coding sequence ATGAATAGTATATTAAAAGGATTCATGGCACTAGGATGCCTGCTAATGGCTTCTTCCTGCTCTGAAATCAGTTTCGGAGATAAATTTCTGGGCAATCAGCCTGAAAGTTCCGGAGCAACCACCAAAGAGATGTTTTCTTCGAGAATAAATGCCGAAAAGGTGCTGACAAAAGCATATACCGGATTACCTTACGGGCTGCCCACCACTTCCGACTGGAAGTTAGGTGTGAACATCCTCGAATCTCTCACTGACTTATGTTACAGTTTTCGAGACAACATCAACGACGGTCCTCTAAAACTTTATTATAACGGCGCACTCAGTCCCACCAACGTTCCCCGAAGTGCAGCCTACCGTTATGGAAGTAAAGCCGACTGGACTGCCATCCGCTACGCCTGGTGCTATATCGAGAATGTAAAAGATGTGCCCGATATGTCGGAAAGTGAAAAGAGCCAACGTATCGCTGAAGCGAAAACCGTTATAGCCCTTTGTTACTTCGAGATGCTTCGCTATGTAGGCGGCGTGACGTGGATAGACCACTATGTAGACGTCAACGAGGAGATGAACTTCCCCCGCATCACATTCGCCCAAACCGTGGAGAAGATTGTAGCTTTGCTCGACGAGGTCATCAACTCCAACTTAAAGTGGAAACAGGATGACGCGGATGACGGACGTATGACCAAGGCGGGAGCTATGGCACTGAAATTCAAAGTACTGCAATGGGCTGCCAGCCCCACTTTCAACTCTGACAAGAAATGGCATCCCCAAGCGGACGAATATACCTGCTACGGCAACTATAGCGCCCAGCGTTGGGAAGCTGCAAAGGCAGCAGGCGAGGCTTTCTTTGCGGAAGTGCAAAGACAAGGCGGATACTCGCTGATCCAGCCGGAGGAAGATACTCATCGGGCAAGACGTCTTGCCTACCGCCGGGCATACTATAATCGTGGCGGTACGGAAATACTGATCTCTACCCGTCATGGATATGATGTCAACACTATTTGGGAGTATATCGACAGCCGTCCTTGGGGGTATCTTCCTACATTAAACTATGTCGATATGTTCTCTTGGGCGGACGGAACCGATTTTCCGAAAGACTTCAACTGGCAGTCTCCTTCCCGTCAGCCTTTCTTTACCGTGGGTGATATGGAACCTACCCGTGACCCGCGCCTGTATGAAAATGTGGCTTGTCCGGGAGACACCTATTGCAATGGAACAGTCGCCCCTGTCCATCTCAATCATCCCAACTACAAAGCCGGTAGCGGATTCATGACCATGAAGTTCATCTTACAAGAGAACAGTGACCGTGAAGGGCCGATACAGTGGCCTCATACCCGTCTGCCGGAAATCATGCTGGGATATGCGGAAGTACTCAACGAAGTGAATAAACGTCCGAACGATGAAGCCTACAAGTTGGTGAACGATGTACGGAAGAGAGTAGGTCTCTCCGAACTTCCCAAGAACATGAATTACGATGAGTTTCTGGAAGCCGTACTGAGAGAAAGAGCGCTGGAATTGGGATTCGAAGAGGTACGTTGGTTCGACCTTGTGCGCAGAGGTCGTGAAAACGATTTCAGAAAGCAACTGTACGGACTGCGGAGCAGAGGTAACGACCAACACAATCCCACAGCGTTCACTTTTGAGAAAGTAGAATTAAGCGACCGCTATTGGGTAGACAGTTGGGATACCAAATGGTATCTGGCTCCGATACCTCAAGACGAAATCAACAAGAGATATGGAATGACCCAAAATCCGGGTTGGTAA